One genomic segment of Hordeum vulgare subsp. vulgare chromosome 2H, MorexV3_pseudomolecules_assembly, whole genome shotgun sequence includes these proteins:
- the LOC123429641 gene encoding protein DMP2-like, translating to MDSCAIRVEMPVTGQECPPQETKPIKGKSPVDKTLSGASDLLKLLPTGTVLAFQALAPSFTNHGVCHTANRYLVLVLIGGCALSCVLLSFTDSLVGRDGKLYYGIATFRSFYPFNFAGAPAERDAMFNDLGRFRVNGLDFVHAVFSAVVFLAVAVADASIQSCMFPNAGADVRELLVNLPLGAGFLSSVVFMIFPTTRKSVGYTDMTPHSHSQ from the coding sequence ATGGATTCCTGTGCGATACGCGTCGAAATGCCTGTGACCGGCCAAGAATGCCCGCCTCAGGAAACGAAGCCAATCAAGGGCAAGTCGCCGGTGGACAAGACGCTGTCGGGCGCGTCGGACCTGCTGAAGCTGCTGCCGACGGGCACGGTGCTGGCGTTCCAGGCGCTGGCGCCGTCCTTCACCAACCATGGCGTCTGCCACACGGCCAACCGATACCTGGTGCTGGTGCTCATCGGCGGCTGCGCCCTCTCCTGCGTGCTCCTCTCCTTCACGGACAGCCTCGTCGGCCGCGACGGCAAGCTCTACTACGGCATCGCCACGTTCCGGTCCTTCTACCCGTTCAACTTCGCCGGCGCGCCCGCCGAGCGGGATGCCATGTTCAACGACCTCGGCCGGTTCAGGGTCAACGGGCTGGACTTCGTGCACGCCGTCTTCTCCGCGGTTGTGTTCCTGGCGGTGGCCGTCGCCGACGCCAGCATACAGAGCTGCATGTTCCCGAACGCCGGGGCGGACGTGAGGGAGCTGCTGGTGAACCTGCCGCTCGGGGCGGGGTTCCTGTCCAGCGTCGTGTTCATGATCTTCCCCACCACCAGGAAAAGCGTCGGCTACACGGACATGACGCCCCACTCCCACTCGCAGTGA